Proteins encoded within one genomic window of Methanosarcinales archaeon:
- a CDS encoding heme exporter protein CcmB — MAWKDLLMEFRTKQMLNSMVIFSLLVIVIFNYSFSNILFDIEMSDIAPGILWIAFTFAGMLGLSRSFASEKEDGCLDALKLCPIDPSTIYLGKVISNLVIMFIIELIIVPLFIVLFNFTDIQGLLALSVVILLGTIGFILVGTLFSALTVSMRTREILLPVILFPIIIPLIMSAVMATQNVLSTGGLSAASAEVRMLIVYDVVFFIASQLVFEYVIED; from the coding sequence ATGGCCTGGAAAGACCTGTTGATGGAGTTCAGGACCAAACAGATGCTGAACAGCATGGTAATCTTCTCACTTCTCGTGATCGTGATATTCAATTATTCCTTCAGCAATATCTTATTTGACATTGAAATGTCAGATATCGCACCCGGTATCCTGTGGATAGCTTTTACTTTTGCAGGAATGCTGGGTCTGTCCCGGTCATTCGCAAGTGAAAAAGAGGATGGGTGTCTGGACGCTCTTAAACTATGCCCCATAGACCCATCAACGATCTATCTGGGAAAGGTAATATCAAATCTTGTAATAATGTTCATTATTGAGTTGATAATTGTACCCCTGTTCATTGTCCTATTCAATTTCACAGATATCCAGGGACTTTTGGCTCTATCAGTTGTTATATTGCTGGGCACAATCGGGTTCATTCTTGTTGGGACATTGTTCTCGGCCCTGACGGTCAGTATGCGAACAAGGGAAATATTGTTACCTGTGATCTTATTCCCGATCATTATACCGCTTATCATGTCTGCTGTGATGGCAACCCAGAATGTGCTATCCACGGGTGGTCTTTCTGCAGCATCAGCAGAAGTCAGGATGCTTATAGTATATGATGTGGTGTTCTTTATTGCTTCACAGCTGGTTTTTGAATATGTGATAGAGGATTAA